One genomic region from Rosa rugosa chromosome 1, drRosRugo1.1, whole genome shotgun sequence encodes:
- the LOC133727335 gene encoding glutamate receptor 3.5-like, giving the protein MFFSHRENTVSTLGRLVLIIWLFVVLIINSSYTASLTSILTVQQLTSRIEGIDSLISSNDPIGVQDGSFAWNYLVNELNIAEVVKTMVAKGYVLGQDALIKGICQNNESYQVSAATTSKVYELAIEYGLIKAKKLFNHLNSSEYVGHDT; this is encoded by the exons ATGTTCTTCTCACATA GAGAGAACACTGTGAGCACTCTAGGACGGCTGGTGCTGATTATATGGTTGTTTGTGGTGTTGATTATCAATTCGAGCTATACAGCTAGTTTGACATCGATCCTCACTGTACAACAGCTGACATCACGGATTGAGGGGATAGACAGCTTGATATCAAGTAATGATCCAATCGGAGTTCAAGATGGGTCATTTGCATGGAATTATTTGGTTAATGAGCTCAACATAGCGGAAGTTGTCAAAACAATGGTTGCCAAGGGATATGTTCTGGGACAAGATGCATTAATCAAGGGGATTTGTCAAAACAATGAGTCCTATCAAGTATCGGCTGCTACAACATCCAAGGTTTATGAGTTAGCAATTGAATATGGTCTCATCAAGGCAAAGAAGCTTTTCAATCACCTCAATAGCTCAGAGTATGTAGGTCATGATACTTAG
- the LOC133727336 gene encoding L-ascorbate oxidase homolog: MRPTSFLRFFLGTLVGLSAFCIINAEDPYRYFTWTVTYGSVSPLGVPRQAILINGQFPGPTIEAVTNDNIIVDVINKLDEPFLITWNGIKQRKSTWEDGVLGTNCPIPPNTSWRYKFQTKDQIGTFSYFPSTKLHRAAGGFGGFNVAHRSVIAVPYPIPAEEFTVLVGDWYNTNHKVLQQKLDSGNPLPLPDGLLINGLHRSAIFTGQEGKTYKFRISNVGIATSINFRIQGHTMTLVEVEGANTLQEVYDSLDVHPGQSVAVLVTLHGSVKDYFIVASTRFTKPILTTTGILRYAGSSIKAAGPLPIGPTYHIHWSMKQARTIRLNLTANAARPNPQGSFHYGTIKVVRTIVLANSATKIGGKLRYAVNKISYVDPETPLKLADWFNIPGVFNFNTIKDTPTPGPASFGASVIGTTLHDFVEIVFQNTEPTLQSWHLDGYSFYIVGYGSKNWTPDMRRRYNLADAVPRHTVQVYPFGWSAVMVSLDNKGMWNLRSAIWSRRYLGQQLYIRVWNDEKSLFTENDIPQNALFCGKAHH; encoded by the exons ATGAGGCCAACCTCTTTCCTGCGTTTTTTTCTTGGAACATTGGTTGGCTTGAGTGCTTTCTGCATCATCAATGCAGAAGACCCTTATAGATATTTTACATGGACAGTTACATACGGATCAGTTTCTCCATTGGGTGTTCCTCGACAG GCTATCCTTATTAATGGTCAATTTCCTGGTCCAACAATTGAGGCTGTGACTAATGACAACATAATCGTTGATGTCATTAATAAGTTGGATGAACCTTTCCTCATTACATG GAATGGAATTAAACAGAGGAAGTCTACATGGGAAGATGGAGTTCTCGGAACCAATTGCCCGATTCCTCCAAACACAAGCTGGAGATACAAGTTTCAAACAAAGGATCAGATTGGAACCTTCAGTTACTTCCCTTCAACGAAACTTCACAGAGCTGCTGGTGGTTTTGGGGGTTTCAATGTGGCACACAGGTCTGTGATTGCTGTCCCATATCCTATACCCGCTGAAGAGTTTACCGTGCTTGTTGGTGATTGGTACAACACTAACCACAAG GTATTGCAACAAAAATTGGACTCTGGcaatcctcttcctcttcctgatGGTCTTCTTATAAATGGGCTTCATAGGTCCGCAATCTTCACTGGTCAAGAAG GAAAGACCTACAAATTCAGGATATCAAATGTGGGAATAGCAACTTCAATCAACTTTAGGATTCAGGGTCATACAATGACGCTTGTTGAAGTTGAAGGAGCTAATACCTTGCAAGAGGTGTATGATTCACTTGACGTTCATCCAGGCCAATCTGTAGCTGTTTTGGTCACCTTACACGGTTCAGTCAAGGACTATTTCATTGTGGCCTCTACCCGATTCACAAAGCCCATTCTCACAACCACTGGAATTCTTCGATATGCTGGTTCTAGCATCAAGGCTGCAGGGCCATTGCCTATTGGTCCAACCTATCACATTCACTGGTCTATGAAGCAAGCCAGGACAATCAG ATTGAATTTGACAGCAAATGCAGCCAGGCCTAACCCTCAGGGCTCATTCCATTATGGTACCATTAAAGTAGTGAGGACAATTGTTTTAGCCAATTCTGCTACTAAGATCGGTGGCAAGCTTCGCTATGCTGTAAACAAGATATCCTATGTTGATCCAGAGACCCCCTTGAAGCTGGCTGACTGGTTTAACATCCCTGGAGTATTTAACTTCAACACAATCAAGGACACACCGACTCCAGGCCCTGCAAGTTTTGGTGCCTCGGTCATAGGAACCACACTCCATGACTTCGTGGAAATCGTATTCCAGAACACCGAACCCACACTTCAATCTTGGCATCTTGATGGATATAGCTTCTACATTGTTGG ATATGGTTCTAAAAATTGGACCCCAGATATGAGGAGACGCTACAATTTGGCAGACGCTGTACCAAGACACACAGTTCAG GTATATCCATTTGGTTGGAGTGCTGTGATGGTGTCTTTGGACAACAAGGGTATGTGGAACTTGAGGTCTGCAATTTGGTCAAGAAGGTACTTGGGTCAGCAATTGTATATCAGAGTTTGGAACGATGAGAAAAGCCTCTTCACTGAGAATGATATCCCTCAAAATGCATTATTTTGTGGCAAGGCCCATCACTGA
- the LOC133740446 gene encoding uncharacterized protein LOC133740446 isoform X1: protein MSNVGPLYETTISSVQARDSPITYEALEALLLSVERRVSEYALPAADEGSHALHADRSCGRGRNSLISGRGGSNRGGSHSHGNLSSGITSSGSAHPRGRGTFSHSHGSSSRGSSILGPAPGTPTSNGNSFFNTGRIQCQICSRTGHSAIDCFNRLNLSYEGRVPSSRLTAMTAHHSPSSETWLTDTGANSHVTPNLGSEDGEDALPREE, encoded by the exons ATGAGCAATGTTGGCCCCCTATATGAAACAACAATCAGCTCCGTTCAAGCACGTGATTCTCCTATCACCTATGAAGCCCTTGAAGCTCTTCTCCTTAGTGTGGAGCGCCGCGTCTCTGAATATGCCCTTCCTGCTGCTGACGAAGGAAGCCATGCACTTCATGCAGATCGATCTTGCGGACGAGGTCGGAACTCATTGATCTCTGGCCGTGGGGGTTCCAACCGTGGAGGATCGCATTCTCATGGCAATCTGTCCTCTGGAATCACAAGTTCCGGTTCTGCTCACCCCAGAGGGCGTGGTACGTTCTCTCATTCTCATGGCTCCTCGTCTCGTGGGTCTTCCATCTTGGGTCCAGCCCCAGGTACCCCTACAAGCAATGGTAACTCCTTTTTCAATACTGGTCGCATTCAATGCCAAATATGCTCTCGCACTGGCCACTCCGCTATTGACTGTTTCAACCGTCTCAATTTATCTTATGAGGGTCGTGTCCCATCTTCTCGGCTCACTGCCATGACTGCTCATCACTCTCCTTCTTCTGAAACATGGTTAACAGACACCGGGGCCAATTCTCATGTGACACCAAACCTAG GATCTGAAGACGGGGAAGATGCTCTACCACGGGAAGAGTGA
- the LOC133740446 gene encoding uncharacterized protein LOC133740446 isoform X2 encodes MSNVGPLYETTISSVQARDSPITYEALEALLLSVERRVSEYALPAADEGSHALHADRSCGRGRNSLISGRGGSNRGGSHSHGNLSSGITSSGSAHPRGRGTFSHSHGSSSRGSSILGPAPGTPTSNGNSFFNTGRIQCQICSRTGHSAIDCFNRLNLSYEGRVPSSRLTAMTAHHSPSSETWLTDTGANSHVTPNLDGEDALPREE; translated from the exons ATGAGCAATGTTGGCCCCCTATATGAAACAACAATCAGCTCCGTTCAAGCACGTGATTCTCCTATCACCTATGAAGCCCTTGAAGCTCTTCTCCTTAGTGTGGAGCGCCGCGTCTCTGAATATGCCCTTCCTGCTGCTGACGAAGGAAGCCATGCACTTCATGCAGATCGATCTTGCGGACGAGGTCGGAACTCATTGATCTCTGGCCGTGGGGGTTCCAACCGTGGAGGATCGCATTCTCATGGCAATCTGTCCTCTGGAATCACAAGTTCCGGTTCTGCTCACCCCAGAGGGCGTGGTACGTTCTCTCATTCTCATGGCTCCTCGTCTCGTGGGTCTTCCATCTTGGGTCCAGCCCCAGGTACCCCTACAAGCAATGGTAACTCCTTTTTCAATACTGGTCGCATTCAATGCCAAATATGCTCTCGCACTGGCCACTCCGCTATTGACTGTTTCAACCGTCTCAATTTATCTTATGAGGGTCGTGTCCCATCTTCTCGGCTCACTGCCATGACTGCTCATCACTCTCCTTCTTCTGAAACATGGTTAACAGACACCGGGGCCAATTCTCATGTGACACCAAACCTAG ACGGGGAAGATGCTCTACCACGGGAAGAGTGA